A window of Tatumella citrea genomic DNA:
TCAGCAGACGGGCAACGACACTACAAGGTCTGGACTGCCATTCCGGATAAAGCTCCGCCGGTGAAAGGATATCCGGTGCTGTATATGCTGGACGGAAACTCGGTGATGGATAAGCTCTCTGAGCCATTGCTGGAAAAACTGTCGCAACATAATCCACCGGTGATTATAGCGGTTGGTTATCAGACTGATCTGCCTTTCGATCTTAAAGGGCGGACCTATGATTATACTCCGGAGGCTGCTTCGCGGGATGGATCTGCACTGCAACTGGATCGCCGTGGCAGACCAACTGGCGGGAGTTTAATATTCCGAAAATTGCTGGAAGGTACTATCGCGCCACAGACTGAACAAAATCTGCCGCTGAATACTGCCCGGCGTGGGGTATGGGGGCACTCTTTTGCCGGACTGTGGGTCCTGGATTCTTACGTTAATTCGGATTTCTTTCATCAGTATTATGCCGCCAGCCCGTCACTGGGGCAGATGGATTTTGGTTTGCTGACACAAATGGTGTCACTTCCTGTTGACCGGCTAAGGGATAAACAACTGTTCCTGATGGAAGGTGATGGTGACCCGCAGCGAAAAAATGCGGCTCCAGGTAATGATGTCCTGGGGGCGGTCAGTAAAACGGTAACTCAGTTACATGATAAAGGTATCGCGGCGAGTTATCTGTTGTTTCCCGGTCTGAGCCACGGTCAGATGTTCCCTGCATCACTGGAAGAGGCATTACTGCGGGTATCACAACCGTAGTCAGTCTGGTGTTACTACGGAGGGGATAACCCTCCGTCAACTGTAGCTTACTGCGCTTTCAGAACCACCACGGCATAGCGACACAACTGGTCACTGGCGTTGGTAAA
This region includes:
- a CDS encoding alpha/beta hydrolase, with translation MNASGRRLTGYKTLISLICITGCIAGACSVANARPNMAPLGPNIADKGSAVYHFTVKTFDSADGQRHYKVWTAIPDKAPPVKGYPVLYMLDGNSVMDKLSEPLLEKLSQHNPPVIIAVGYQTDLPFDLKGRTYDYTPEAASRDGSALQLDRRGRPTGGSLIFRKLLEGTIAPQTEQNLPLNTARRGVWGHSFAGLWVLDSYVNSDFFHQYYAASPSLGQMDFGLLTQMVSLPVDRLRDKQLFLMEGDGDPQRKNAAPGNDVLGAVSKTVTQLHDKGIAASYLLFPGLSHGQMFPASLEEALLRVSQP